The proteins below are encoded in one region of Carcharodon carcharias isolate sCarCar2 chromosome 2, sCarCar2.pri, whole genome shotgun sequence:
- the LOC121286722 gene encoding ras-related protein Rap-2b: protein MREYKVVVLGSGGVGKSALTVQFVTGSFIEKYDPTIEDFYRKEIEVDSSPSVLEILDTAGTEQFASMRDLYIKNGQGFILVYSLVNQQSFQDIRPMRDQIIRVKRYERVPMLLVGNKVDLEGEREVTYGEGKALADEWNCPFMETSAKNKTSVDELFAEIVRQMNYVAQPSGDDQCCASCVLL, encoded by the coding sequence ATGAGGGAATATAAAGTGGTCGTTTTGGGGAGCGGCGGAGTCGGCAAATCCGCCCTGACCGTGCAGTTCGTAACCGGGTCCTTCATCGAGAAGTACGACCCCACGATCGAGGACTTCTACCGCAAGGAGATCGAGGTGGACTCTTCGCCCTCGGTGCTGGAGATTTTGGACACGGCCGGCACGGAGCAGTTCGCCTCCATGCGAGACCTGTACATCAAGAACGGCCAGGGCTTCATCCTGGTCTACAGCCTGGTCAACCAGCAATCCTTCCAGGACATCCGGCCCATGCGGGACCAGATCATTCGGGTGAAGAGGTACGAGAGGGTCCCGATGCTGCTGGTGGGCAACAAGGTGGAcctggagggagagcgggaggtgACTTACGGCGAGGGGAAAGCCCTGGCCGACGAGTGGAACTGCCCCTTCATGGAGACCTCGGCCAAAAATAAAACCTCGGTGGACGAACTGTTCGCAGAGATCGTCAGGCAAATGAACTATGTGGCCCAGCCCAGTGGGGACGATCAGTGTTGTGCCTCCTGTGTGCTGCTGTGA